From the genome of Thermogutta terrifontis, one region includes:
- a CDS encoding histidine phosphatase family protein, giving the protein MIKIVLIRPGATDYDVQGRVRGQLDIPLNTQGFQEVNKEVESLRSGSIRLDALYYAPCRPAVETAEAISRALNVRSREIDALRNLDYGLWQGMKIEEIRTRQPKIYRQWQEIPDCICPPEGETIEEAETRVMDWLRRLHRRHQGETIGLVVAEPMASIIKRLITHAPLGDLWKAEMRHGQLEILQWEPKAIETPS; this is encoded by the coding sequence ATGATCAAAATAGTGTTGATTCGTCCGGGTGCCACTGATTACGACGTTCAAGGACGAGTCCGGGGGCAGTTGGACATCCCCCTCAACACCCAGGGCTTCCAGGAAGTCAACAAGGAGGTGGAGTCGTTGCGGAGTGGCAGCATTCGTTTGGACGCCCTGTATTACGCTCCCTGTCGGCCAGCGGTTGAGACAGCGGAGGCGATTTCCCGAGCGTTGAATGTGCGTTCCCGGGAGATCGACGCCCTGCGGAACCTGGACTACGGACTGTGGCAGGGAATGAAGATCGAGGAAATTCGCACCCGGCAACCAAAGATTTACCGACAGTGGCAGGAAATCCCGGACTGCATCTGCCCACCGGAGGGCGAAACGATCGAGGAGGCCGAGACACGCGTCATGGATTGGTTGCGGCGGCTTCATCGGCGGCACCAGGGGGAGACCATCGGATTGGTCGTGGCAGAACCGATGGCGAGCATCATCAAGCGCTTGATCACACATGCCCCACTGGGAGATCTATGGAAGGCGGAAATGCGGCACGGCCAGTTAGAAATCCTCCAGTGGGAACCAAAAGCCATCGAGACGCCCTCGTAA
- the rpe gene encoding ribulose-phosphate 3-epimerase, with amino-acid sequence MIARSPLFEEYQAGHVMIGPSLLAADFRYLAREIERLEAAGARFLHLDIMDGHFVPNLSFGIPIVQAVRKATRLILDVHLMISNPEAHIERFREAGADYLTVHIEVAPDPRPLFEMIHRTGACAGVSLNPPTPVEAVIPYLNDCELVLVMSVMPGFGGQSFRPEVLPKIRRLRQLAPDGLMISVDGGVNGQTIGQCAEAGATMFIVGTGLLGHDNYSQRYRELAALVKDHQSKVAL; translated from the coding sequence ATGATTGCTCGTTCGCCGCTTTTTGAGGAATATCAGGCTGGGCACGTGATGATTGGGCCGTCGCTTTTGGCGGCTGATTTCCGGTATCTGGCCCGGGAAATCGAACGTCTGGAGGCCGCGGGGGCACGCTTTTTGCACCTGGACATTATGGACGGGCACTTTGTGCCCAACTTGAGCTTCGGAATCCCCATCGTCCAGGCGGTTCGGAAGGCCACCCGGTTGATACTGGACGTCCACTTGATGATTTCCAATCCTGAAGCACATATTGAACGCTTTCGGGAAGCAGGTGCCGACTATTTGACCGTCCACATTGAGGTGGCTCCCGATCCCCGACCGTTGTTTGAAATGATTCATCGGACCGGGGCGTGTGCGGGTGTATCGCTTAATCCGCCGACTCCGGTCGAAGCGGTTATCCCTTATTTGAACGATTGCGAGCTGGTGCTGGTGATGAGCGTTATGCCGGGTTTTGGGGGCCAGAGCTTCCGCCCGGAAGTTCTCCCCAAGATTCGCCGACTGCGCCAACTGGCTCCAGACGGTTTGATGATTTCCGTGGACGGAGGCGTGAACGGACAGACAATCGGTCAGTGCGCCGAGGCCGGTGCCACGATGTTCATCGTGGGCACAGGATTGCTGGGGCATGACAATTACTCCCAGCGGTATCGGGAACTGGCGGCCTTGGTGAAGGATCATCAGAGTAAGGTTGCATTATGA
- a CDS encoding amidophosphoribosyltransferase, translating into MRDLAEECGVVAVYHFSSDTVSPLCPGGPDSAPTLIPRMLLDIQNRGQLAAGITRFNDRHSHLLLTYKNVGTVAEVFALSQRDRFEELMKNFAGRAAIGHVRYATCGKDDPSYAQPFERHHIRKHKWFSFAFNGQIANFPELRERLLRDEDNHLVRNTDTEVIMHVLCRELNPNPAPDLADVCRAFPREFDGAYSMVFLNALGELMVVRDPLGFKPLSWACDGSLFAAASESVALLNLGFAPEMIKPVAPGQAIIVSEKGIRFVQFATAPHRAHCFFEWIYFSNVASTLDGRSVYLARKALGEELARLETVPVDDGKTIVVPVPDTSKAAADAMAYALRVPCLEGLIRNRYTGRTFIESNLNRDAKARAKYTPLREVLEGKRVLLVEDSIVRSTTMRVLIHRMRELGKPAEIHVRVACPPIVSPCFYGIDMSSMGELFAPRYLKNGEITEEIQAQMARDLGADSLRYLPVEAVARAIGIDANDLCRACITGVYPTPWGQKLAEEARRRWREGIAGRTYDVEEQSLTTGLSCSERVAEEMEFDSKAKSELARSR; encoded by the coding sequence ATGCGTGATTTAGCCGAAGAATGCGGAGTCGTCGCGGTTTATCACTTCTCCAGCGACACGGTTAGCCCGCTTTGCCCCGGAGGCCCCGATTCTGCGCCGACGCTGATCCCCCGCATGCTCCTGGACATCCAGAACCGGGGGCAGCTCGCCGCCGGGATCACCCGGTTCAACGACCGGCATTCGCATTTGCTACTCACCTACAAAAACGTGGGAACAGTGGCGGAGGTGTTTGCCCTTTCCCAGCGCGATCGGTTCGAGGAATTGATGAAAAACTTTGCGGGCCGGGCGGCGATCGGGCATGTCCGTTATGCAACGTGCGGCAAGGACGACCCCAGCTATGCCCAGCCGTTCGAGCGTCATCACATCCGCAAACACAAGTGGTTCAGTTTTGCCTTTAACGGTCAAATCGCAAATTTCCCCGAACTCCGCGAACGACTGCTCCGCGACGAGGACAACCATCTGGTCCGGAACACAGACACCGAAGTGATCATGCACGTCCTGTGTCGGGAGCTGAATCCGAACCCCGCTCCGGACCTCGCGGACGTGTGTCGGGCATTTCCCCGGGAGTTCGATGGCGCCTACAGCATGGTGTTTCTCAATGCCCTTGGGGAACTCATGGTGGTGCGGGACCCGCTGGGGTTTAAGCCCCTGAGTTGGGCCTGCGATGGATCGCTCTTCGCCGCGGCCAGCGAAAGCGTGGCCCTCTTGAACCTGGGGTTTGCTCCGGAAATGATCAAACCGGTGGCTCCCGGTCAGGCCATCATCGTCTCAGAAAAAGGGATCCGCTTTGTGCAGTTCGCCACGGCGCCCCATCGTGCCCACTGTTTCTTCGAGTGGATTTATTTTTCCAACGTGGCCAGCACACTCGATGGCCGGAGCGTGTACCTGGCTCGCAAGGCCCTGGGCGAAGAGTTAGCCCGGCTGGAAACGGTGCCCGTCGATGACGGGAAGACGATCGTCGTCCCTGTGCCTGATACCAGCAAGGCCGCCGCCGACGCCATGGCGTATGCCCTGCGGGTGCCCTGCCTGGAGGGGCTTATCCGCAACCGTTACACGGGACGGACGTTTATCGAAAGCAATCTCAACCGAGATGCCAAGGCCCGGGCGAAATACACTCCGTTGCGCGAAGTCCTGGAGGGGAAACGGGTTCTTCTCGTGGAGGACTCCATCGTTCGCTCGACGACGATGCGGGTTCTCATCCATCGCATGCGGGAGCTGGGGAAACCGGCGGAAATTCATGTCCGCGTGGCCTGTCCACCGATTGTTTCCCCCTGCTTTTACGGGATCGACATGTCTTCGATGGGCGAGCTTTTTGCCCCCAGGTATCTGAAAAACGGGGAAATAACGGAGGAAATTCAGGCGCAGATGGCCCGGGATCTGGGGGCCGATTCGCTCCGCTACCTGCCGGTGGAGGCGGTAGCGCGGGCGATTGGGATTGATGCCAACGATCTCTGCCGGGCGTGCATTACGGGAGTGTATCCTACCCCGTGGGGGCAAAAACTGGCCGAGGAGGCCCGCCGCCGCTGGCGCGAGGGCATCGCGGGAAGAACATACGATGTGGAAGAGCAATCGCTAACGACGGGCTTGAGCTGCTCGGAAAGAGTTGCTGAGGAAATGGAATTTGACTCGAAAGCGAAATCAGAGCTCGCCCGTTCCCGTTGA
- the pheT gene encoding phenylalanine--tRNA ligase subunit beta: protein MKISLDWISDFVDIGDIPAEKLADRLTMCTAEVEDVQEIKRYVDGVLIGEVVSCTELPETRGLKLVQVQCGDRRYQTVCGAPNVRTGMKAPFAPEGTRLAGGVVISLEEIYRFRSEGVLCSPAELGMSRWHEGLLECPDHLPSGTPLSQWIPPKDVLIEIDNKSLTHRPDLWGHYGFAREIAAIFRRPLRPLPVVDLSRYDDLPAYPLTIDDLENCPCYACLELKIRAAVPSPLVIQRRLHALGQRTFNLMVDLTNYIMWELGQPTHAFDGDKVHAIRVAPLGRPGTFVTLDGQERQLLPDDLLIWNEKEPVALAGIMGGLESEVTASTTKVLLESANFKASRIRRTSVRLDLRTEAAQRFEKGQPPVNVKVGTARLLKCLEESGEPFEVTSRFTVAGDLKEHPRPLAIPWQTVDTMAGQTIPREEAVRILEDLGFVAKSEGDILQVGLPPHRSEKDLSIPADVVEEILRIYGYDRIVPRLPEGPMAALPVNESLRKEHKARKILAGAHQFIEVQNYIWMDDVWLNEIGFAPAETLTLKNPPSATCRRLRTMLMPNLLALVRPNRSHRDAFRIFEIGRVFFPDSPGGCRERTHLAGISFRQGARGDLEEHYRSIRGALEDLSAGLSEAPWRFVPGRESPLPWQVPGYWCEIRAGESTLGSVGVLDPVLARTVALEGQVVWFEIDLDAVVGPVYPAVRYKALPIYPRSWQDFSLLWDMTRGFDSLETVLDGFTHPLVSEREFLYVYKGKGLPPGQASYTFRYWLAAPDHTLSGEEIEGFRQAFLAFLQQAGISLR from the coding sequence GTGAAGATCTCCCTGGATTGGATCAGCGATTTCGTTGATATCGGCGATATCCCCGCCGAAAAGCTCGCCGATCGTTTGACCATGTGCACCGCCGAGGTGGAAGATGTCCAGGAAATCAAGCGGTACGTGGACGGGGTTTTGATCGGGGAAGTCGTTTCCTGCACCGAATTGCCCGAGACAAGGGGCCTGAAACTCGTCCAGGTGCAGTGTGGAGATCGGCGCTATCAAACGGTGTGTGGGGCACCCAACGTCCGCACGGGAATGAAGGCCCCTTTCGCACCGGAAGGAACCAGGCTGGCTGGGGGAGTGGTTATTTCGCTCGAGGAGATTTATCGATTTCGCAGTGAAGGCGTGCTGTGCTCCCCCGCTGAACTGGGCATGAGCCGCTGGCACGAAGGGTTGCTGGAATGCCCCGACCATCTCCCGAGTGGGACGCCACTCAGCCAGTGGATTCCACCCAAGGATGTGCTCATCGAAATTGACAATAAGAGCCTGACCCATCGGCCAGACCTGTGGGGCCATTACGGCTTTGCCCGGGAAATCGCGGCCATTTTTCGGCGTCCCCTGCGACCACTGCCGGTGGTTGATCTTTCCCGCTATGACGACCTTCCCGCGTATCCGCTCACCATTGACGACCTGGAGAATTGCCCTTGTTATGCCTGTCTGGAGTTGAAAATCCGTGCGGCCGTGCCGTCACCCCTTGTCATTCAACGGCGGCTTCACGCCCTCGGCCAGAGGACGTTCAACCTCATGGTGGACCTGACGAACTACATCATGTGGGAACTAGGTCAGCCCACTCACGCCTTTGATGGAGACAAGGTCCACGCGATTCGGGTCGCGCCACTTGGAAGACCGGGCACCTTCGTCACCCTGGATGGCCAGGAGCGTCAGCTTTTGCCGGATGATCTCCTCATTTGGAATGAGAAGGAACCGGTGGCGTTGGCGGGAATCATGGGGGGATTGGAAAGCGAAGTGACCGCCAGTACGACGAAAGTGCTCCTGGAAAGCGCGAACTTCAAGGCCTCGCGCATTCGGCGGACATCGGTTCGCCTGGACTTGCGGACCGAAGCGGCGCAACGCTTCGAGAAAGGCCAGCCCCCCGTCAATGTCAAAGTGGGGACCGCCCGGCTTCTAAAGTGCCTGGAAGAATCCGGCGAGCCGTTCGAGGTCACTTCGCGCTTCACGGTGGCGGGTGATCTCAAGGAGCATCCTCGACCACTGGCCATCCCCTGGCAAACCGTGGACACCATGGCCGGGCAAACCATCCCCCGTGAGGAAGCCGTCCGCATTCTCGAGGACCTCGGTTTTGTCGCCAAATCGGAAGGTGACATACTGCAAGTGGGTCTACCGCCGCACCGCAGCGAAAAAGATCTCTCCATTCCCGCAGACGTGGTGGAGGAAATCCTTCGCATCTACGGCTACGACCGGATTGTGCCGCGATTGCCGGAAGGCCCGATGGCAGCCCTGCCCGTCAACGAAAGTTTGAGAAAAGAGCACAAAGCCCGGAAAATCCTGGCCGGGGCTCACCAGTTCATCGAAGTCCAGAACTACATCTGGATGGACGATGTCTGGCTGAATGAAATCGGTTTTGCACCGGCGGAAACGCTCACTCTCAAGAATCCGCCGTCGGCGACGTGCCGCCGGCTGCGTACAATGCTCATGCCCAATCTACTGGCGCTGGTCCGACCGAATCGCTCCCATCGCGATGCCTTCCGCATTTTCGAGATCGGACGCGTGTTCTTCCCCGATAGTCCAGGGGGCTGTCGCGAGCGGACGCATCTGGCGGGCATCAGTTTTCGGCAGGGGGCACGAGGAGATCTTGAAGAACACTACCGGAGTATTCGCGGGGCTTTGGAAGATCTGAGTGCCGGCCTGTCGGAAGCTCCGTGGCGTTTCGTCCCCGGTCGGGAATCTCCGCTCCCCTGGCAGGTGCCGGGATATTGGTGTGAAATTCGGGCGGGAGAGAGCACGCTGGGAAGCGTTGGTGTGCTGGACCCCGTCCTGGCACGAACGGTGGCCCTGGAAGGACAGGTGGTCTGGTTCGAGATCGACCTGGATGCAGTGGTCGGCCCTGTTTACCCCGCCGTACGTTATAAGGCCCTGCCCATCTATCCACGGTCATGGCAGGATTTTTCCCTGCTGTGGGACATGACTCGGGGCTTTGACAGCCTTGAGACAGTGCTCGATGGATTCACCCACCCACTCGTCAGCGAGCGGGAATTCCTCTACGTCTACAAGGGGAAAGGATTGCCCCCAGGACAGGCCAGCTACACCTTCCGTTACTGGTTGGCGGCCCCCGATCACACCCTGAGCGGCGAAGAGATCGAGGGATTTCGCCAGGCGTTTCTGGCTTTCCTCCAGCAGGCGGGCATTTCCCTGCGGTGA
- the pyrF gene encoding orotidine-5'-phosphate decarboxylase, whose product MMPAAETKIRFIDRLEQAVRRRGTPALVGIDPHLDLLPPNILPAEGPQRRLLPRQRLAVAVREFCAGVLDVIGSMVPIVKFQMAFFEQLGPEGMSALAELVGHARRYGLLVILDGKRGDIGSTAVAYAEGMLGPAPVSSWGGDAVTVSPYLGEDSLQPFIETAVARQGGVFVLVKTSNPGSGLFQDLIAEGMPLYRHVAAWVEQQAVRTKGRCGYGDVGGVVGATFHEQLAELRQVMPHTWFLVPGYGTQGGTARDVAPAFDPTGLGAIVNNSRGILFAYRRREFERFGPTRWQEAIEAATREMIDQLRTDTPAGRLTSR is encoded by the coding sequence ATGATGCCTGCAGCGGAAACGAAGATTCGCTTCATTGACCGGCTGGAACAAGCGGTCCGGCGACGGGGAACACCCGCTTTGGTCGGGATCGATCCTCATTTGGACCTTCTTCCGCCCAATATTCTGCCGGCCGAAGGTCCTCAGCGACGGCTGCTGCCCAGGCAGCGCCTGGCCGTGGCGGTGCGAGAATTTTGCGCGGGCGTGCTGGATGTGATCGGCTCAATGGTGCCGATCGTCAAGTTTCAGATGGCGTTTTTTGAGCAACTCGGGCCGGAGGGGATGTCCGCTCTTGCTGAACTGGTGGGACACGCTCGGAGGTACGGCCTGCTCGTGATTCTGGACGGTAAACGGGGCGATATCGGGAGCACTGCCGTCGCCTACGCAGAGGGGATGCTGGGTCCAGCTCCTGTTAGCTCCTGGGGCGGTGACGCGGTGACGGTCAGCCCCTACCTCGGGGAAGATAGCCTCCAACCCTTTATCGAGACGGCAGTCGCCCGGCAGGGCGGCGTGTTCGTGCTGGTGAAGACATCCAACCCTGGGAGTGGACTATTCCAGGACCTCATTGCCGAAGGCATGCCGCTTTATCGTCACGTGGCTGCCTGGGTCGAGCAGCAGGCCGTTCGCACCAAGGGACGCTGCGGTTATGGGGACGTTGGCGGGGTTGTGGGGGCCACTTTCCATGAGCAGCTCGCGGAACTCCGGCAGGTGATGCCGCACACCTGGTTCCTTGTTCCCGGTTATGGGACCCAGGGAGGCACCGCAAGGGATGTCGCGCCAGCGTTCGATCCCACCGGTCTGGGGGCTATAGTCAATAACTCACGAGGCATCCTCTTCGCGTACCGACGCCGGGAGTTCGAGCGATTCGGCCCCACCCGGTGGCAGGAGGCCATCGAAGCCGCCACCCGGGAAATGATCGATCAACTCCGCACAGACACCCCTGCCGGTCGACTGACCAGTCGATAA
- the pheS gene encoding phenylalanine--tRNA ligase subunit alpha: MDDILQQLRQDLDAAQDSKQLEQVRIKYLGRKGLITTLAKSTDFSRLSPEEKRSFGQRLNTLKSEAERLLAEAAARIQALEKDRVRRIAGLDLSLPSIDRRMGSIHPIALVQMELEEIFQGMGFRVLTGYEVELEYYNFDALNIPPDHPARDMQDTFWLENGMLLRTHTSANQVRALETYGVPLRAIFPGRCFRNEAIDASHENTFYQLEGLLVDRDISVAHLIAVMKTLLSQVFRREVTVRLRPGFFPFVEPGFELDVQCLICGGKGCSTCKQTGWIELIPCGLVHPKVLEYGRVDPQVYSGFAFGMGLTRLAMMKYGIPDIRLFNSGDIRFYEQFPAAF, translated from the coding sequence ATGGATGACATTTTGCAACAACTCAGGCAGGACCTCGATGCCGCTCAGGACTCCAAACAACTGGAGCAGGTGCGCATCAAGTATCTTGGGCGAAAGGGTTTGATCACGACCCTCGCCAAAAGCACCGACTTCAGCCGTCTATCGCCCGAGGAAAAGCGGAGCTTCGGCCAGCGGTTGAACACCCTCAAGTCGGAGGCCGAGCGCCTCCTCGCGGAAGCCGCAGCGCGGATCCAGGCTTTGGAGAAAGACCGCGTGCGGCGGATCGCCGGCCTGGACCTATCGCTCCCCTCGATCGACCGCCGCATGGGAAGCATCCACCCCATCGCACTTGTTCAGATGGAACTGGAAGAGATTTTTCAGGGGATGGGCTTCCGCGTCCTCACGGGATACGAAGTGGAGCTGGAATATTACAACTTCGACGCCCTCAATATCCCGCCGGATCATCCCGCGCGCGATATGCAGGATACGTTCTGGCTGGAAAATGGAATGCTCCTGCGGACACACACATCCGCCAATCAGGTCCGCGCGCTGGAAACCTATGGCGTGCCCCTGCGGGCGATCTTTCCTGGGCGGTGCTTTCGTAACGAGGCCATTGACGCCAGTCACGAGAATACTTTCTACCAACTCGAAGGCCTGCTCGTGGATCGCGATATTTCCGTCGCCCATCTCATCGCCGTGATGAAGACCCTGTTAAGCCAGGTGTTCCGGCGAGAGGTGACGGTTCGCCTTCGGCCCGGATTTTTCCCGTTCGTGGAACCGGGCTTTGAACTCGACGTGCAGTGCCTCATTTGTGGAGGAAAAGGGTGCTCCACGTGCAAACAAACTGGCTGGATCGAGTTGATCCCCTGCGGGTTGGTCCATCCCAAGGTCCTGGAATATGGCCGCGTTGATCCTCAGGTTTACAGTGGCTTTGCCTTTGGCATGGGGTTGACGCGTCTGGCCATGATGAAATACGGCATTCCCGATATCCGGTTGTTCAACTCCGGCGATATTCGGTTTTACGAGCAATTTCCGGCCGCATTTTGA